From the Burkholderia glumae LMG 2196 = ATCC 33617 genome, one window contains:
- the xylF gene encoding D-xylose ABC transporter substrate-binding protein, with the protein MPSNRRRSVLKSLVATAALASLSLAAPLAHASKDRPEIGFCIDDLRVERWSRDRDYFVAAAEKLGAKVSVQSADASEERQISQIENLISRGVDVIVIVPFNSKALTNVVAEAKKAGIKVVSYDRLILDADVDAYISFDNEKVGEMQAQGVLNARPKGRYFLLGGAPTDNNAKMLREGQMKVLQPAIDRGDVKVVGSQWVPEWSASTALGIMENALTANGNRIDAVVASNDGTAGGAIQALAAQHLAGKVPVSGQDADLAAVKRLVAGTQTMTVYKPLKLIAGEAAKLAVTLAKGGKPAYNAQYDNGRKKVDTLLLQPTLLTKDNVDVVVKDGFYTQAQIGAH; encoded by the coding sequence ATGCCATCGAATCGCCGTCGTTCCGTCCTGAAATCCCTGGTCGCCACCGCCGCGCTCGCGAGCCTCTCGCTGGCGGCGCCGCTCGCCCATGCCAGCAAGGACCGCCCCGAGATCGGCTTTTGCATCGACGACCTGCGCGTCGAGCGCTGGTCGCGCGATCGCGACTACTTCGTCGCCGCGGCCGAAAAGCTCGGCGCGAAGGTGTCGGTGCAGTCGGCCGACGCCAGCGAGGAGCGCCAGATCTCGCAGATCGAGAATCTGATCTCGCGCGGCGTGGACGTGATCGTGATCGTGCCGTTCAATTCGAAGGCGCTCACCAACGTGGTGGCCGAGGCCAAGAAAGCCGGCATCAAGGTGGTTTCGTACGATCGGCTGATCCTCGACGCCGACGTGGACGCCTACATCTCGTTCGACAACGAGAAGGTGGGCGAGATGCAGGCGCAGGGCGTGCTCAACGCGCGGCCCAAGGGGCGCTACTTCCTGCTCGGCGGCGCGCCCACCGACAACAACGCGAAGATGCTGCGCGAAGGCCAGATGAAGGTGCTGCAGCCGGCCATCGACCGCGGCGACGTCAAGGTGGTCGGCTCGCAGTGGGTGCCCGAATGGAGCGCCTCCACCGCGCTCGGCATCATGGAGAACGCGCTGACCGCCAACGGCAACCGGATCGACGCGGTGGTCGCCTCCAACGACGGCACCGCGGGCGGCGCGATCCAGGCGCTCGCCGCGCAGCACCTGGCCGGCAAGGTGCCGGTGTCGGGGCAGGACGCCGACCTCGCCGCCGTCAAGCGGCTGGTGGCCGGCACCCAGACGATGACGGTCTACAAGCCGCTCAAGCTGATCGCGGGCGAGGCGGCCAAGCTCGCCGTGACGCTCGCCAAGGGCGGCAAGCCGGCCTACAACGCGCAGTACGACAACGGCCGGAAGAAGGTGGACACGCTGCTGCTGCAGCCGACCCTGCTCACCAAGGACAACGTCGACGTGGTGGTGAAGGACGGCTTCTACACCCAGGCGCAGATCGGCGCGCACTGA
- a CDS encoding SDR family NAD(P)-dependent oxidoreductase, with amino-acid sequence MTYAIYPSLAGRHVVVTGGGTGIGAAIVAAFAAQGARVSFIDIARDESAALAASLGDTPLPPVFHYCDLRDIDALNATFAAIVAEAGPVEVLVNNAANDDRHQPGELTAAYWDSRIEVNLRHQFFCAQAVMPGMRSLGRGVILNLGSISWHIAETGLSIYMTAKAGIEGLTRGLARDLGGFGIRVNCIVPGAVRTPRQMKLWQSPESEAKLVAAQCLHERVEPEHVARMALFLASDDAARCTAREYFVDAGWFGG; translated from the coding sequence ATGACTTATGCCATCTATCCGAGCCTGGCCGGCCGTCACGTCGTGGTGACGGGCGGCGGCACCGGGATCGGCGCGGCGATCGTCGCGGCGTTCGCCGCGCAGGGCGCGCGCGTGAGCTTCATCGACATCGCGCGCGACGAATCGGCGGCGCTTGCCGCCTCGCTCGGCGACACGCCCTTGCCGCCGGTGTTCCACTACTGCGATCTGCGCGACATCGACGCGCTGAACGCCACCTTCGCCGCGATCGTGGCCGAGGCGGGGCCGGTGGAGGTGCTGGTCAACAACGCGGCCAACGACGACCGCCACCAGCCCGGCGAGCTGACGGCGGCCTATTGGGACAGCCGCATCGAAGTGAACCTGCGCCATCAGTTCTTCTGCGCGCAGGCGGTGATGCCGGGCATGCGCTCGCTCGGGCGCGGCGTGATCCTGAACCTCGGCTCGATCTCGTGGCATATCGCCGAGACCGGGCTGAGCATCTACATGACCGCCAAGGCCGGCATCGAGGGCCTGACGCGCGGCCTCGCGCGCGACCTCGGCGGGTTCGGCATCCGCGTGAACTGCATCGTGCCGGGCGCCGTGCGCACGCCGCGCCAGATGAAGCTGTGGCAGTCGCCCGAGAGCGAGGCGAAGCTGGTGGCCGCGCAATGCCTGCACGAGCGCGTCGAGCCCGAGCACGTCGCGCGCATGGCGCTGTTCCTCGCCTCCGACGACGCCGCGCGCTGCACCGCGCGCGAATACTTCGTCGACGCCGGCTGGTTCGGCGGATGA
- the iolD gene encoding 3D-(3,5/4)-trihydroxycyclohexane-1,2-dione acylhydrolase (decyclizing) has product MNHRQIEAGLAPAGAATGGTVRLTTAQALVRYLAAQRVAAEPDGGRSDRSGDTAPLFGGVFAIFGHGNVAGLGEALYHARELLPTYRAHNEQAMAHSAIAYAKAHFRRRMMAVTTSIGPGATNLVTAAALAHVNRLPVLLLPGDGFVSRAPDPVLQQLEDAHDGGVSVNDALKAVSRYFDRIVHPAQLLTALPRALRVLTDAAQCGPVTLALPQDVQAMAYDYPAAFFAPRVVGFHAPAPVEAELAAAAGALRAARRPLLIAGGGVLYSAGGAPALRAFAERHGIPVAETQAGKSTLAWDHPLNAGALGVTGAPAANALAAEADCVIAVGTRLQDFTTGSNTLFARAAVIGINANAFDALKHQATAVASDARLALDALGARLEGWRAEPGWTTRAQTLAAGWRDAVQTLTNTPPRAHALPYDADVIGAVQRSSAASAAGDIAVCAAGTLPAELHKLWRAAVPGGYHVEYGYSCMGYEIAGGLGVKLARPEREVIVFVGDGSYLMMNSEIATSVMLGAKLIVVVLDNRGYGCINRLQQACGGAPFNNLLDDCLQGPAGAPAIDFAAHARALGAHGEHVADLAALDAALARARAAERTSVICIDTDPARTTDDGGWWWEVAVPEVSPRAAVREARANYEARLAARAGASGAGLPAAGCTAEPHSPESST; this is encoded by the coding sequence ATGAACCATCGACAGATCGAAGCCGGCCTCGCGCCGGCCGGTGCCGCGACGGGCGGCACCGTGCGCCTGACCACCGCGCAGGCGCTGGTCCGCTATCTGGCCGCGCAGCGCGTGGCCGCCGAGCCGGACGGGGGCCGCAGTGACCGCAGTGGCGATACGGCGCCGCTGTTCGGCGGCGTGTTCGCGATCTTCGGCCACGGCAACGTGGCCGGGCTCGGCGAGGCGCTCTACCACGCGCGCGAGCTGCTGCCCACCTATCGCGCCCACAACGAGCAGGCCATGGCGCACAGCGCGATCGCCTACGCCAAGGCGCATTTCCGGCGCCGCATGATGGCCGTGACGACCTCGATCGGCCCCGGCGCGACCAACCTCGTCACGGCCGCCGCGCTCGCGCACGTGAACCGCCTGCCGGTGCTGCTGCTGCCCGGCGACGGCTTCGTCTCGCGCGCGCCCGACCCGGTGCTGCAGCAGTTGGAGGATGCGCACGACGGCGGCGTGTCCGTCAACGACGCGCTGAAGGCGGTGTCGCGCTACTTCGACCGGATCGTCCACCCGGCGCAGCTGCTCACCGCGCTGCCGCGCGCGCTGCGCGTGCTGACCGACGCGGCGCAGTGCGGGCCGGTCACGCTCGCGCTGCCGCAGGACGTGCAGGCGATGGCCTACGACTATCCGGCCGCGTTCTTCGCGCCGCGCGTGGTCGGCTTCCATGCGCCGGCGCCCGTCGAGGCCGAGCTCGCGGCCGCAGCCGGCGCGCTGCGCGCCGCGCGCCGGCCGCTGCTGATCGCGGGCGGCGGCGTGCTCTACAGCGCGGGCGGCGCGCCGGCGCTGCGCGCGTTCGCCGAGCGCCACGGCATTCCGGTCGCCGAGACCCAGGCCGGCAAGAGCACGCTGGCCTGGGACCATCCGCTCAACGCCGGCGCGCTCGGCGTGACCGGCGCGCCCGCCGCCAACGCGCTGGCCGCCGAGGCCGACTGCGTGATCGCGGTCGGCACGCGGCTGCAGGACTTCACCACCGGCTCGAACACGCTGTTCGCGCGGGCGGCCGTGATCGGCATCAACGCGAACGCGTTCGACGCGCTCAAGCACCAGGCCACCGCCGTCGCGTCCGACGCGCGGCTCGCGCTCGATGCGCTCGGCGCCAGGCTCGAGGGCTGGCGGGCCGAGCCGGGCTGGACCACGCGCGCGCAGACGCTCGCCGCCGGCTGGCGCGACGCCGTGCAGACGCTCACGAACACGCCGCCGCGGGCGCATGCGCTGCCCTACGACGCCGACGTGATCGGCGCCGTGCAGCGCAGCAGCGCCGCCTCGGCGGCCGGCGACATCGCCGTGTGCGCGGCCGGCACGCTGCCCGCCGAGCTGCACAAGCTCTGGCGCGCCGCGGTGCCGGGCGGCTATCACGTCGAATACGGCTACTCCTGCATGGGCTACGAGATCGCGGGCGGCCTCGGCGTGAAGCTCGCGCGGCCCGAGCGCGAGGTGATCGTGTTCGTCGGCGACGGCAGCTACCTGATGATGAACAGCGAGATCGCCACCTCCGTGATGCTCGGCGCGAAGCTGATCGTGGTGGTGCTCGACAACCGCGGCTACGGCTGCATCAACCGGCTCCAGCAGGCCTGCGGCGGCGCGCCGTTCAACAACCTGCTCGACGATTGCCTGCAAGGCCCGGCAGGCGCGCCCGCGATCGACTTCGCCGCGCATGCGCGCGCGCTCGGCGCCCACGGCGAGCACGTGGCCGACCTGGCCGCGCTCGACGCCGCGCTGGCCCGCGCCCGCGCGGCCGAACGCACCAGCGTGATCTGCATCGACACCGATCCGGCGCGCACCACCGACGACGGCGGCTGGTGGTGGGAGGTGGCCGTGCCCGAAGTCTCGCCGCGCGCCGCCGTGCGCGAGGCGCGGGCGAACTACGAAGCACGGCTCGCCGCCCGCGCCGGCGCCTCCGGTGCCGGCCTGCCCGCCGCCGGCTGCACCGCTGAACCCCACTCCCCGGAATCATCGACATGA
- the iolE gene encoding myo-inosose-2 dehydratase, with protein MSYDIRIGINPLSWMNDDLPSLGGETPLAVALTEGRRIGYAGFELGNKFPREPQALKALLAEYELALVSGWYSGRLAERSAQEEIDAVGPHLELLAKNGATVMVYGEVAASIQGAAEVPLYQRPRFVGEAQWEQYARRLDEFARFTLSQGVRTAYHHHMGAYVESPADIDRLMALTDDALGLLFDTGHITFGGGDPLAVLERHIHRVCHVHCKDVRTEVIRLARNRNWSFLQSVINGAFTVPGDGDVDFPAVVERLKRHGYRGWFVVEAEQDPVIAPSYAFADQGYRTLRALLDAPLASTGKEAA; from the coding sequence ATGAGTTACGACATCCGAATCGGCATCAACCCGCTGTCGTGGATGAACGACGACCTGCCTTCGCTCGGCGGCGAGACCCCGCTGGCCGTGGCGCTGACCGAAGGCAGGCGGATCGGCTACGCGGGCTTCGAGCTCGGCAACAAGTTCCCGCGCGAGCCGCAGGCGCTCAAGGCGCTGCTGGCCGAATACGAGCTCGCGCTCGTCTCGGGCTGGTATTCGGGGCGGCTCGCCGAGCGCAGCGCCCAGGAGGAGATCGACGCGGTCGGCCCGCACCTCGAGCTGCTCGCGAAGAACGGCGCGACGGTGATGGTGTACGGCGAGGTGGCCGCCTCGATCCAGGGCGCGGCCGAGGTGCCGCTCTACCAGCGGCCGCGCTTCGTCGGCGAGGCGCAGTGGGAGCAGTACGCGCGCCGGCTCGACGAATTCGCGCGCTTCACGCTGAGCCAGGGCGTGCGCACCGCCTATCACCATCACATGGGCGCCTATGTCGAATCGCCCGCCGACATCGACCGGCTGATGGCGCTGACCGACGACGCGCTCGGGCTGCTGTTCGACACCGGCCACATCACGTTCGGCGGCGGCGATCCGCTCGCGGTGCTGGAGCGGCACATCCACCGCGTCTGCCACGTCCACTGCAAGGACGTGCGCACCGAGGTGATCCGGCTCGCGCGCAACCGCAACTGGAGCTTCCTGCAATCGGTCATCAACGGCGCGTTCACGGTGCCCGGCGACGGCGACGTCGATTTCCCGGCCGTCGTCGAGCGCCTGAAACGCCATGGCTACCGCGGCTGGTTCGTGGTCGAGGCCGAACAGGACCCGGTGATCGCGCCGAGCTACGCGTTCGCCGACCAGGGCTACCGCACGCTGCGCGCGCTGCTCGACGCGCCGCTCGCATCCACCGGCAAGGAGGCCGCGTAA
- a CDS encoding sugar ABC transporter permease, whose product MTPETTTQAADRAARPAGAGGTAQQLRRLFARYKILALLIAVAAIWLLFSVLTDGAFITPRNLSNLLRQMSITGMLACGMVFVIIAGEIDLSVGSLLGLLGGVAAILDQALGWPIAATVPVVMVLGVAAGLFNGWWSTYRGVPSFIVGLGGMLAYRGILLGITHGATIAPVSDGFVQIGQGYVPPRIGDAIALLIVVLLVAVTVRQRRARRRYQLEVAPLWQDVAKLVAAGLIVAAFVATLDSYGGIPVPVLVVLALLGIFSWVATQTVFGRRIYSVGSNLEATRLSGINTDRVKLAIFGLMGLMCAFGGIVNTARLAAGSPSAGNMGELDAIAACFIGGTSMRGGAGTVHGALIGALVMASLDNGMSMLDVDAYWQMIVKGGILVLAVWIDVMSRAGRR is encoded by the coding sequence ATGACACCCGAGACGACCACCCAGGCCGCCGACCGCGCGGCCCGCCCGGCGGGCGCCGGCGGCACCGCGCAGCAGCTGCGCCGGCTGTTCGCGCGCTACAAGATCCTCGCGCTGCTGATCGCGGTGGCGGCGATCTGGCTGCTGTTTTCGGTGCTGACCGACGGCGCGTTCATCACGCCGCGCAACCTGTCCAACCTGCTGCGGCAGATGTCGATCACCGGCATGCTGGCCTGCGGGATGGTGTTCGTGATCATCGCCGGCGAGATCGACCTGTCGGTGGGCTCGCTGCTCGGCCTGCTGGGCGGCGTGGCGGCGATCCTCGATCAGGCGCTCGGCTGGCCGATCGCGGCGACCGTGCCGGTGGTGATGGTGCTCGGCGTGGCGGCGGGCCTCTTCAACGGCTGGTGGTCCACCTACCGGGGCGTGCCGTCGTTCATCGTCGGGCTGGGCGGCATGCTGGCCTATCGCGGCATCCTGCTCGGCATCACGCATGGCGCGACCATCGCGCCGGTCTCGGACGGCTTCGTGCAGATCGGCCAGGGCTACGTGCCGCCGCGCATCGGCGACGCCATCGCGCTGCTGATCGTGGTGCTGCTGGTGGCGGTGACGGTGCGCCAGCGGCGCGCGCGGCGCCGCTACCAGCTCGAGGTCGCGCCGCTCTGGCAGGACGTCGCCAAGCTGGTCGCGGCCGGGCTGATCGTGGCCGCGTTCGTGGCCACGCTCGACAGCTACGGCGGGATCCCCGTGCCCGTGCTGGTGGTGCTCGCGCTGCTCGGCATCTTCTCGTGGGTGGCCACCCAGACCGTGTTCGGCCGGCGCATCTACTCGGTCGGCTCGAACCTGGAGGCCACGCGCCTGTCGGGCATCAACACCGACCGCGTGAAACTCGCGATCTTCGGGCTGATGGGGCTGATGTGCGCGTTCGGCGGCATCGTCAACACCGCGCGGCTCGCGGCCGGCTCGCCGTCGGCGGGCAACATGGGCGAGCTCGATGCGATCGCCGCCTGCTTCATCGGCGGCACCTCGATGCGCGGCGGCGCGGGCACCGTGCACGGCGCGCTGATCGGCGCGCTGGTGATGGCCAGCCTCGACAACGGCATGTCGATGCTCGACGTGGACGCCTACTGGCAGATGATCGTCAAGGGCGGGATCCTGGTGCTGGCCGTCTGGATTGACGTGATGTCGCGCGCCGGGCGCCGCTAG
- a CDS encoding SMP-30/gluconolactonase/LRE family protein has product MMPAIVPDCVWPVAATLGEGACWDAAARRVLFVDIKGRRLHRYDPAGGGRESWQAPGQIGFALPCADGTLICGVQGGLFRFAPSSGQFTCVLPLEADLPGNRLNDAYVDGGGQLWFGSMDDAEAAPTGRLYRVGQDGRVSAHDAGYVITNGPAASPDGRTLYHTDTLRRLVYAFDLGDDGVPRRRRVFVAIRERGYPDGMAVDAEGGVWIALFDGARIERYAPDGRLLGQVAFPCANVTKLAFGGDDLRTVYATTATKGLSEAERHAQPLAGALFAFRAPLAGLAPAVCTVRFAQAA; this is encoded by the coding sequence ATGATGCCGGCCATCGTGCCCGACTGCGTGTGGCCGGTGGCGGCCACGCTCGGCGAGGGAGCCTGCTGGGACGCCGCCGCGCGCCGCGTGCTGTTCGTCGACATCAAGGGCCGGCGGCTCCATCGCTATGACCCGGCGGGCGGCGGGCGCGAGAGCTGGCAGGCGCCGGGGCAGATCGGCTTCGCGCTGCCGTGCGCCGACGGCACGCTGATTTGCGGCGTGCAGGGCGGGCTGTTCCGCTTCGCGCCAAGCAGCGGGCAGTTCACGTGCGTGCTGCCGCTGGAGGCCGACCTGCCCGGCAACCGGCTCAACGACGCTTACGTCGATGGGGGCGGCCAGCTCTGGTTCGGCTCGATGGACGACGCCGAGGCCGCGCCCACGGGGCGGCTCTACCGGGTCGGCCAGGACGGCCGCGTCAGCGCGCACGACGCCGGCTACGTGATCACCAACGGCCCCGCCGCGAGCCCCGACGGCCGCACGCTCTATCACACCGACACGCTGCGGCGCCTGGTGTATGCGTTCGACCTCGGCGACGACGGCGTGCCGCGGCGGCGGCGCGTGTTCGTGGCGATCCGCGAGCGCGGCTATCCGGACGGGATGGCCGTCGATGCCGAGGGCGGCGTGTGGATCGCGCTGTTCGACGGCGCGCGGATCGAGCGCTACGCGCCCGACGGCCGGCTGCTCGGCCAGGTGGCGTTTCCCTGCGCGAACGTCACCAAGCTCGCGTTCGGCGGCGACGATCTGCGCACCGTCTACGCGACCACGGCCACCAAGGGCTTGAGCGAGGCGGAACGGCACGCGCAGCCGCTGGCCGGCGCGCTGTTCGCGTTTCGCGCGCCGCTGGCCGGGCTCGCGCCGGCGGTATGCACGGTGCGCTTCGCGCAGGCGGCGTGA
- a CDS encoding acyl-CoA thioesterase: MTTRPEPSPRSAYRHFLPIPTRWMDNDVYGHVNNVVYYSYFDTVVNEYLIRAGVLDVEHGETIGLVVETQCNYFAPLAFPQRLEAGLRVARLGASSVRYEIGLFAEGEAAPAAQGHFVHVYVARASRRPVPLPDALRAALAPLAAPLPPADGG, encoded by the coding sequence ATGACGACCCGACCCGAACCCTCGCCGCGCAGCGCCTACCGCCACTTCCTGCCGATCCCGACGCGCTGGATGGACAACGACGTCTACGGCCACGTCAACAATGTCGTCTATTACAGCTACTTCGACACCGTCGTCAACGAGTACCTGATCCGCGCCGGCGTGCTCGACGTCGAGCACGGCGAAACCATCGGCCTGGTGGTCGAGACGCAGTGCAACTACTTCGCGCCGCTGGCGTTTCCGCAGCGGCTGGAGGCCGGGCTGCGCGTGGCGCGGCTCGGCGCGTCGAGCGTGCGCTACGAGATCGGCCTGTTCGCCGAGGGCGAGGCGGCGCCGGCCGCGCAGGGCCATTTCGTCCACGTCTACGTGGCGCGCGCGAGCCGCCGCCCGGTGCCGCTGCCGGACGCGCTGCGCGCCGCGCTCGCGCCGCTCGCGGCGCCGCTGCCGCCGGCCGACGGCGGCTAG
- the xylG gene encoding D-xylose ABC transporter ATP-binding protein: MTQPLLQMRGIVKAFGGVKALDGIDLVVRPGECVGLCGENGAGKSTLMKVLSGVYPSGTWDGEILWEGRPLQAAGIRDSERAGIVIIHQELMLVPELSVAENLFLGNELTLPGGRMHYAAMMRRADELLTGLGITGINVALPVMHYGGGHQQLIEIAKALNKQAKLLILDEPSSSLTAAETRILLDIVRDLKARGIACVYISHKLDEVEAVCDTVTVIRDGRHVSTQPMQGMSTDRIIAQMVGREISNLFPREPHPVGEIVFEARNVTCLDLNNPRRKRVDDVSFAVRRGEILGVAGLVGAGRTELMQAIFGSYPGASEAQVLLDGAPLRIRAPLDAIRAGIAMVPEDRKRHGIVPQLSVGHNITLAVLQRFARFGRIDAAAEHDTIRVEMRRLSVRAAHPMLSIASLSGGNQQKAVLTRMLLTEPRVLILDEPTRGVDVGAKYEIYKLIGDLAKRGMAIVMVSSELPDVLGIADRVLVIGDGELRGDFPNDGLTQEQVLSAAIRPARRDTTHSEAGIA, from the coding sequence ATGACGCAACCCCTGCTTCAGATGCGCGGCATCGTGAAGGCCTTCGGCGGCGTGAAGGCGCTCGACGGCATCGATCTCGTGGTGCGGCCCGGCGAATGCGTGGGCCTGTGCGGCGAGAACGGCGCCGGCAAGTCCACGCTGATGAAGGTGCTCTCGGGCGTCTACCCGAGCGGCACCTGGGACGGCGAGATCCTCTGGGAGGGCCGCCCGCTGCAGGCCGCCGGGATTCGCGACAGCGAGCGCGCCGGCATCGTCATCATCCACCAGGAGCTGATGCTGGTGCCGGAGCTGTCGGTGGCCGAGAACCTGTTTCTCGGCAACGAACTGACGCTGCCGGGCGGACGCATGCACTACGCGGCGATGATGCGCCGCGCCGACGAGCTGCTGACCGGGCTCGGCATCACCGGCATCAACGTGGCGCTGCCGGTGATGCACTACGGCGGCGGCCACCAGCAGCTGATCGAGATCGCCAAGGCGCTCAACAAGCAGGCCAAGCTGCTGATCCTCGACGAGCCGTCCTCGTCGCTGACGGCCGCCGAGACGCGCATCCTGCTCGACATCGTCCGCGATCTGAAGGCGCGCGGCATCGCCTGCGTCTACATCTCGCACAAGCTCGACGAGGTCGAGGCCGTCTGCGACACCGTCACCGTGATCCGTGACGGCAGGCACGTCTCGACCCAGCCGATGCAGGGCATGTCGACCGACCGGATCATCGCGCAGATGGTGGGGCGCGAGATCAGCAACCTGTTCCCGCGCGAGCCGCACCCGGTCGGCGAGATCGTGTTCGAGGCGCGCAACGTGACCTGCCTCGACCTCAACAATCCGCGCCGCAAGCGCGTGGACGACGTCTCGTTCGCGGTGCGGCGCGGCGAGATCCTCGGCGTGGCCGGGCTGGTGGGCGCGGGGCGCACCGAGCTGATGCAGGCGATCTTCGGCTCCTATCCCGGCGCGAGCGAGGCGCAGGTGCTGCTCGACGGCGCGCCGCTCCGGATCCGCGCGCCGCTCGACGCGATCCGCGCCGGCATCGCGATGGTGCCCGAGGACCGCAAGCGTCACGGCATCGTCCCGCAGCTGAGCGTCGGCCACAACATCACGCTTGCCGTGCTGCAGCGCTTCGCGCGCTTCGGCCGGATCGACGCGGCCGCCGAGCACGACACGATCCGCGTCGAGATGCGCCGGCTGTCGGTGCGCGCCGCGCATCCGATGCTGTCGATCGCGAGCCTGTCGGGCGGCAACCAGCAGAAGGCGGTGCTAACCCGCATGCTGCTGACCGAGCCGCGCGTGCTGATCCTCGACGAACCCACGCGCGGCGTGGACGTGGGCGCGAAGTACGAGATCTACAAGCTGATCGGCGATCTCGCCAAGCGCGGGATGGCGATCGTGATGGTGTCCTCGGAGCTGCCCGACGTGCTCGGCATCGCCGATCGCGTGCTCGTGATCGGCGACGGCGAGCTGCGCGGCGATTTCCCCAACGACGGACTTACCCAGGAACAGGTGCTGAGCGCGGCGATCCGGCCCGCGCGGCGCGACACGACTCACAGCGAGGCAGGCATCGCATGA
- a CDS encoding NUDIX domain-containing protein: MTTAEYRFCPRCASPLATRADPLHEGGRVRQACPDAACGYVHWNNPLPVVAAIVEYDGKILLARNAAWPEGMFALITGFLESGETPEAGIAREVREETSLQAETVELVGVYEFIRKNELIIAYHVRAYGEIALSPELLEYRLVEPPKLRPWRAGTGHALADWMRARGLPFEYVDRPGQ; this comes from the coding sequence ATGACCACTGCCGAATACCGTTTCTGTCCGCGCTGCGCGAGTCCGCTCGCCACGCGCGCCGATCCGCTGCACGAGGGCGGCCGGGTCCGCCAGGCCTGCCCCGACGCGGCCTGCGGCTACGTCCATTGGAACAATCCGCTGCCGGTGGTGGCGGCGATCGTCGAATACGACGGCAAGATCCTGCTCGCGCGCAACGCGGCCTGGCCGGAGGGCATGTTCGCGCTGATCACGGGCTTCCTCGAGAGCGGCGAGACGCCCGAGGCGGGCATCGCGCGCGAGGTGCGCGAGGAAACCTCGCTGCAGGCCGAGACGGTCGAACTGGTGGGCGTCTACGAATTCATCCGCAAGAACGAGCTGATCATCGCCTATCACGTGCGGGCCTACGGCGAGATCGCGCTGTCGCCGGAACTGCTCGAATACCGCCTGGTCGAGCCGCCGAAGCTGCGGCCGTGGCGTGCCGGCACCGGCCATGCGCTGGCCGACTGGATGCGCGCGCGCGGCCTCCCATTCGAGTACGTGGATCGCCCGGGGCAGTGA
- a CDS encoding YbjQ family protein: protein MPAHHLITTAFELPGHRIEQSLGVARGIVVRSRSIVGTFGASLQTLFGGRLSLYTSLCERARQDAYDKMVEQAAEFGANAIIGMRYDATDIGAGITEVLCYGTAVRVVATAAG, encoded by the coding sequence ATGCCCGCCCATCACCTGATCACCACCGCCTTCGAGCTGCCCGGCCACCGCATCGAGCAGTCGCTCGGCGTCGCGCGCGGCATCGTGGTGCGTTCGCGCTCGATCGTCGGCACGTTCGGCGCCTCGCTGCAGACCCTGTTCGGCGGCAGGCTCTCGCTCTATACGTCGCTCTGCGAGCGCGCGCGGCAGGATGCCTACGACAAGATGGTCGAGCAGGCGGCCGAATTCGGCGCCAACGCGATCATCGGCATGCGCTACGACGCCACCGACATCGGCGCGGGCATCACCGAGGTGCTCTGCTACGGCACGGCGGTGCGCGTGGTGGCGACGGCAGCCGGCTGA
- the iolB gene encoding 5-deoxy-glucuronate isomerase, giving the protein MSSHPNPNPPASLLVKAAASGRSIACVTPESARWHHVGFAAYRLAAGESLTIHEPARETCLVVMAGQVDVADQDGTRWEALGSRESVFDDAPPAALYLPPGRRVTVTARRATELGVASAPGTGRYPPRRIEPGQMKRSVRGTGANTRYVCDILPQTEPAEALLVVEVRTPSGHSSSYPPHKHDTDDVPAESFLEETYYHRVNPPQGFVFQRVYTDERDLDESMAVSDHDVVMVPRGYHPVVVPYGYDSYYLNVMAGPTRVWHFRNDPQHDWIAKRDAAQAQAAQAQR; this is encoded by the coding sequence ATGAGTTCCCATCCGAATCCGAATCCGCCCGCGAGCCTGCTCGTCAAGGCCGCCGCCAGCGGCCGGTCGATCGCCTGCGTCACGCCGGAATCGGCGCGCTGGCACCACGTGGGCTTCGCCGCATACCGCCTCGCGGCCGGCGAAAGCCTGACGATTCACGAGCCCGCGCGCGAGACCTGCCTGGTGGTGATGGCGGGCCAGGTGGACGTGGCGGACCAGGACGGCACGCGCTGGGAGGCGCTCGGCTCGCGCGAGAGCGTGTTCGACGACGCGCCGCCCGCCGCGCTCTACCTGCCGCCCGGCCGCCGCGTGACCGTCACGGCGCGGCGCGCCACCGAACTCGGCGTGGCGAGCGCGCCCGGCACCGGCCGCTATCCGCCGCGGCGCATCGAGCCCGGCCAGATGAAGCGCTCGGTGCGCGGCACCGGCGCGAACACGCGCTACGTCTGCGACATCCTCCCGCAAACCGAGCCGGCCGAGGCGCTGCTGGTGGTGGAGGTGCGCACCCCGTCGGGACATTCGTCGAGCTACCCGCCGCACAAGCACGACACCGACGACGTGCCGGCCGAGAGCTTCCTGGAGGAGACCTACTACCATCGCGTGAACCCGCCGCAAGGCTTCGTGTTCCAGCGCGTCTACACCGACGAGCGCGACCTCGACGAATCGATGGCCGTGTCCGATCACGACGTGGTGATGGTGCCGCGCGGCTATCACCCGGTGGTGGTGCCGTATGGCTATGACTCGTACTATCTGAACGTGATGGCCGGGCCGACGCGCGTCTGGCACTTCAGGAACGATCCGCAGCACGACTGGATCGCGAAGCGCGACGCGGCGCAGGCGCAGGCCGCGCAGGCGCAACGCTGA